In the genome of Pseudomonadota bacterium, one region contains:
- a CDS encoding class GN sortase yields MNRWIGKSLIVAAFICLLNAAWIPAKAALAQHLLQQAWQRTLAGERQVKAWPWADTWPVARLRAPDHGVDLIVLAGGSGRTLAFGPGHMDGTERPGGAGNSVIGGHRDTHFAFLGDLTVTDRLLLETTTDSFWLQVTDIQVVNSAEAELNLWTEDRLLTLVTCYPLDAQVPGGPLRLVVTAEPVPALAIL; encoded by the coding sequence ATGAACCGGTGGATTGGCAAGTCGCTGATTGTTGCCGCGTTCATTTGCCTGCTCAACGCGGCCTGGATCCCCGCCAAGGCGGCGCTGGCGCAACACCTGTTGCAGCAGGCCTGGCAACGCACACTGGCTGGCGAGCGCCAGGTCAAAGCGTGGCCCTGGGCGGATACCTGGCCGGTCGCACGTCTGCGTGCGCCCGACCACGGCGTCGATCTGATCGTCCTCGCTGGCGGGTCGGGGCGGACGCTGGCTTTCGGTCCGGGCCATATGGACGGTACGGAACGTCCCGGCGGCGCGGGCAACAGCGTGATCGGCGGTCATCGCGACACCCATTTCGCGTTCCTCGGCGATCTAACGGTCACCGACCGGTTGCTGTTGGAAACTACTACAGACAGTTTCTGGTTGCAGGTCACCGATATCCAGGTCGTAAACAGCGCGGAAGCCGAGCTTAATCTATGGACTGAAGACCGGCTGCTGACGCTGGTGACTTGTTACCCGCTGGATGCGCAGGTACCGGGTGGGCCGCTCAGGCTGGTGGTCACCGCGGAACCGGTACCGGCGCTGGCCATTCTTTAG